From the Pseudodesulfovibrio indicus genome, the window AACGACCGCCCCATGGTGCTGGGCGGCGTGAACATCCCCGGCGGGCCGACCATAGTCGCCCACTCGGACGGCGACGTGCTGCTGCACGCCCTGGCCGACGCCATCCTCGGCACCTTCGGCGGCGGGGACATCGGCACCCACTTCCCGGACAACGACCCGAATTTCGACAACGCCAACTCCGGCATGCTGGTGCGCGAGGTGCTGACCATGGCCGAACGCGCCGGAACGCGCATCGTCCACGCGGACCTGACCGTCATCACCCAGGTGCCGAGGCTCGCGCCCCACAGCGCGCTGATCGCGCGCAACGCGGCCCGGCTGCTCGGCCTGGAGCCGCATCAGGTCAACTTCAAGGCCACCACCGAAGAGAAGCTCGGCTTCACCGGCGAGAAAAAAGGCATCAAGGCCGTGGCCTCGGTCACCGGCCTGAAGGAGCTGTAGACCGTGTCCGGGCTGAAGAAATTCCTCCTCTCCTTCGTCATCTTCGTGACGCTTTGCTTCTTCGGCCTGAAATGGTTCGTCAATTCCGAGGTGGACAAGGAGCTGTCCCGCGCCGTGGCCGAGACGCCCGGTCTGGCCTTTTCCTACGCGGACCTGTCCGTGGACATCATGGATCACGCCGTGACCCTTGAGGGGGTGGACGCCCTGTTCCCCTCGGGCCAGCACGTCCAGGCGGACGAGGTGTCCATCACCGCCTTCGACCAGAAGAACGCGGTGCCCCGGTTCGCCACCCTGACCGCGCGCGGCCTGACCATCCCGGTGACCCCGCAGAATTTCGGCGACTGGGCTCCCTATCTCCGGGGCATGGGCATAGAGACCCTCTCCGGCAACGGCGCGCTCGACTACGCCTACGACCCCGAGGGACGCATCCTGACCGTGCGGACCCTCTCCCTGGACGACCCCAAGCTCGGCTCCCTGCGCTTCTCCGGCCAGGTCGGCAACCTCGACCTGGGCGGGTTCCGCACGGAACAGGGGTTCTCCCTGGACATCCGCGAGGCCGCGCTGACCTTCGAGAACCGCGAGCTGATGGACCTCATCCTCGCGGACTGGGCCGCACGCATGAACGTGTCCCGGGCCACCACCTTGAACAGCATCAGCGCCGAGCTGGACGGGCTGGCCAACTACGCGGACAGCCAGCAGAACGAACCGGCCAAGCGGACCATGCTCGGCCTCAAGCGGTTCCTGAACGAGCCCGGCACCCTGACCCTGTCCGCGTCACCGGCCGCGCCCGTCCCGGTGCTCTACTTCTTCATGGGCCGCGACCTGTTCGAGAATCTCAGCCTGCTGAACACGGACGCGCGCCTGGAACCTGCACCCGATTTTTAATCAAAGTTGCATTATTTCAATGAAATAAAAATGGAGTAATCCAATGAGAATCTACAACACGCTCAAACGGCAGAAGGAAGAGTTCGTCCCGGCCAACAACAACGACGTCAACATGTACGTCTGCGGCATCACGGCCTACGACCTCTGTCACATCGGGCACGCCCGCTCCAGCGTGGTCTTCGACGTCCTGTACCGCTACCTGAAGTCCGTGGGCTACAACGTCAACTTCATCCGCAACTTCACGGACATCGACGACAAGATCATCAAGCGCGCGGGCGAGGTGGGCAAGGAAGCGAGCGAGATCGCCGAGAAATTCATCGGCGAGTTCTACGTGGACATGGACAAGCTGAACATCCAGCGGCCCACGGTGGAGCCCAAGTGCACCGAGCACATCCCGGAGATGATCGAGCTGACCCAGCGGCTCATCGACAAGGGCCACGCCTACCCCACCCCGGACGGCGACGTGTATTTCAAGGTCCGCTCCTTCGAGGGCTACGGCAAGCTCTCGGGCCGCAACATCGACGAGTTGGAGTCCGGCGCGCGCATCGCCCCCGGCGAGCAGAAGCAGGACCCGCTGGACTTCGCCCTGTGGAAAGGCGCCAAGCCCGGCGAGCCGTTCTGGGAATCCCCCTGGGGCAAGGGCCGTCCCGGCTGGCACCTGGAGTGCTCGGCCATGTCCGAGAAATACTCCCCCCTGCCGCTCGACATCCACGGCGGCGGCCAGGACCTGTCCTTCCCGCACCACGAAAACGAGGTGGCCCAATCCGAGGCCGCCACGGGCAAGCCGTTCGCCAACTACTGGGTGCACAACGGGTTCGTGCAGATCAACTCCGAGAAAATGTCCAAATCGCTGGGCAACTTCTTCACCATCCGCGACATCCTGGACAAGTTCCTGGCCGAGACCCTGCGCTATTTCCTGCTGACCATGCACTATCGCAGCCCGCTCGACTTTTCCTTCGAGGCCCTGGAAGAGGCTGAAAAGGGCGTCAAGCGCATCTACTCCGCCCTCAACCAGGTGAACGCGGAGCTGGCCAAGACCGCCTGGAAGAAATCCCCGTTCCCCGAGGAGCTGACCGCCGAGCTGGAGGCCATCGAGAAGCACTTCGACGAGGCCATGGCCGACGACCTGAACACCGCCGGGGCGCTCGGCCACGTGTTCTCCGCCGTCCGCCTCGCCGGGCGCGTGTGCGAGGACAAGAACCTCCGCAAGTCCGAAGGGGGCCGCGACTTCTTCGAACGCATCAAGGCCGATGTGGCCAAGTGGGCCGGGGTGCTCGGCATCTTCGAGCGCGACCCCGCCGAGTTCCTGACCGAGCTGCGCGACAACCGCGCCGCCCGCGCGGGCATCGACCCGGCCAAGGTCCAGGAGCTCCTCGACGCCCGCAAACAGGCCCGCGCGGACAAGGACTTCGCCAAGTCCGACGCCATCCGCGACGAACTCGCGGCTATGCAGGTCGAGGTCAAGGACACCCCGCAAGGCGCCACCTGGGACGTGCTGTAGAGGGGAAGGCGCCTCCGGCGGCCGGGGGAAGGGGAGAGGGAAACCCTTTGTAAAGGGCTTTCCCTCTCCCCTTCCCCCGGACCCCTATCCCCTCTCCTTTCCGAAACTTTTTGGCGCCGCTTCGCGGGGTCGGTTGACGACGAAAAGGCCTCTGTTCCATGGAACGGAGGCCTTCTTTGCGTGTCCGCCGAGATTTGCCGAAGGCACACAAAAAGCTTTGAAGGGGGAGTCCAGAGGGGGAAACTTTCTCGAAAGTTTCCCCCTCTGGCCGCCGGAGGCATTACTCGACCCTGAACGACCAGAAGTAGCGTTCGCCTCCCGCCGCCGGATAGGAGGCGACGTCGGCGAGTTGCCAGCCCGTTGGGATGGCGGACTCGGCGGGGGGCGGATCGTTCGACAGGATCACGGCCGCGCCGCTGCGGTCCGGCTCGTTGCGCAGCATGGGGCGGATGAAGTCCAGGAGCCCCTGCCAGGGCATGAAGGCGCGGCTGAGGATGAGGTCGGCGGTGGCCTGGTGCCCGGCCTGGGCCAGGCGTTCCAGGGCGTCCTCGGCGCGGCCCGCGAAGACGTTGGTGGCGGGCAGACGCAGCCGCCCGAGCACGCTCTTCATGAAGGTGGCGCGCTTCTCACGGACCTCGACCAGCCAGTAGTCGCCCTGTTGCCAGAGCACGCGCAGGGGGATGCCGGGCAACCCGGCACCGGCCCCGAAGTCGAGGCACAGCGGGCGGTCCGGCAGATTCATCCCGGCCAGGAAATCGGCCAGGAACAGGGAGTCCACCACCAGGGTGTCGAACACGGAGCGCCAGTCGGACTTGCCCACCAGGTTCATCTTCCTGTTCCACTTGACGAGCTGGTCCAGGTACGCGGCCAGCAGTGCGCCTTGTTCCGGCTCCACGGGTCGCCCCAGACGGCTGGCGGCTTCCAGCACCGCGTCGGTTGTCGGATTGGTATCGGCCATGGGGAGCGAATACCCGCTTTCGCCCAAACAATCCAGCGCCGCCCACACACCCCGGAAGGCCGCCCTTGGGGGGACGGCCTTCGTTGAGGAGGAGAGGGTGTGTCGGTTCCGGACGGAATGGCGGCCGCCCGAGAGAGTGTGCTCTTGCGAACAGCCGGCTCCCCGACCGTCCGCACCTCACCCCTACCAACCCCGCCCCCAAAAAACATTGACCCAGGTCAACAAACCGAACTTTTCCCACAAAAAAAGCGCCCCATCGGAGCGCAAAAGTTGAACAGCCCTCTCCCTGGAGCACCTTTGAGGCGTCAGCCTCAAACAGCGGCTCCAGTTCCCGCACGGCGTAACAAACAACGGCCCTCTTCTGGAGCGTTTTTGAGGCACAGCCTCAAACAGCGGCTCTACCCCCGCACGGAGAAAGGAACAAGCCACCTCTTTGGAGCGACTCGGGTGCTTCAGCACCCGACAGCGGCTCTCTCCCCCGCGATCGTACGCAGCGAGGCTTTCGAGAGTGGGTCAGGCGTGCATTTTCTTCAGGGGGGCTTTCACCGCAGCGTAGCCGTCTACGTGAGGATGAAAGCCCCCCTGAAAAAATGTGCGAATGGCCCGCTATCGGAAGCCGCCGCCGGATACACGAGGCCTAATCTTCGATTGGCCTCGTGTATCCGCAGCCCTTCTTGGGGCAGGCGATGTGCTCGCCCTTGTCCTTGGTGGCCTTGCGGGTGAGGATCGGGTGGCCGCACTTGGGGCACTCCTCTTTGATGGGCCAGTTCCAGACCGCGTAGTCGCACTTGGGATAGGCGGAGCAGGAGTAGAAGAGCTTGCCCCGGCGCGAGGACTTCTCGACCAGTTCGCCGTCGCACCCTTCGTTGGGGCAGGGAACGCCGGTGGAGAACGGCGCGGCATAGGTGCAGTCCGGGTAGTTGGAGCAGGCGATGAACCGGGAGCCGGTGCGCGCCTTCTTGAGCAGCAGCTCGCCGCCGCAGTCCGGGCAGGTGCCGACCACTTCGGGCTTTTCGGACTCCACGACCTGGATGTTGCCGTCCGCGTCGCGGGTGAAGTTGACGATGGACTTGCAGTCCGGGTAGCCGGTGCAGCCCAGGAACTCGCCGCGCCGGGACTGCTTGATGGCCATGGGTCGGCCGCACTTCTCGCAGGTGACGCCGGTATCCTCGGGCTTTTCGCGGTCCACGACCTCGATGTTGCCCTCTTCGTCGCGGGTGAAGTTCTTGATGGTCCGGCAGGCCGGGAACCCGGTGCAGCCCAGGAACTCGCCGGTCTTGCCGAACTTGACGGCCATGGGCTTGCCGCAGTTCTCGCACTTGATGTCCGTGACCTGCTGGGAGCGGCCCATCTCGGTGCGCGCCTTTTCCAGGGTGGGATAGAAATCGCCGCCGAAATTCTTGAGCAGTTCCTTCCAGTCCTTTTTGCCGTCGGCCACGTCGTCGAGCATGGTCTCCATCTGGGCGGTGAAGCCCACGTCCATGAGCGCCTGGAAGTGTTCGGACAGCTGGTCGGACACGGTGAAGCCCAGCTCGGTGGGCACGAACCGCTTCTCCTCCTGGCGGGCGTACTCGCGCTCCAGCAGGGTGGAGATGATGGCCGCGTAGGTGGACGGGCGGCCGATGCCGAGCTCCTCCAGGGTCTTGACCAGGGAGGCTTCCGAGTAGCGCGGCGGCGGCTGGGTGAACTTCTGTTCCTTTTTCAGCTCGTTGAGCTTGAGGACTTCGCCCTCGGAGAGCTTGGGCAGCTCGGCCTCGTCCTCGGACTTGGCCTTGTCCATGGCGGCCAGGAAGCCCGCGAAGAGCAGCCGCTCGCCCTTGGCGCGCCACACGGTGCGCGGGGCCGAGACGAGCACCGTGGTGTCCCAGAAGGTGGCCGCGGCCATCTGCGAGGCCACGAACCGCTGCCAGACGAGACGGTACAGCTTGTACTGCTCGCCGGGCAGGAAGGACTTCACGCTCTCGGGGGTGATGGTCACGTCAACGGGGCGGATGGCTTCGTGCGCGTCCTGCGCGCCGCCCTTGGTCTTGAAATTCCGGGTCTTGGGCGGGTAGTAGTCCGCGCCGAACCGGTCCAGGATCAGCTCCTTGGCCGCGTCCTGGGCCTCCTTGGCGATGCGCACGGAGTCGGTACGCATGTAGGTGATCAGCGCGGTGGTGCCCCGGGTGCCGAGCTCCACGCCCTCGTAGAGGCGCTGGGCGATGGACATGGTCCGCTTGGCGGAATAGCCCATGCGCCGGTTGGCGTCCTGCTGCAGGGTGGAGGTGATGTAGGGCGGCAGGGGTTCGCGCTTGCGCTGCTTCTCCTGCACGGAGTCCACGGTGAAGGCGCCGTTTTCCAGCTCCTGCTGCAGGGTCTCGGCCTCGCTCGCGGTGGAGACGTGGTTGGCGCCCGGCTTGACGGCCTTGTCCTCCAGCTTGTGCAGGTCCATCCAGAACGGCGGCGGGTTCCCGCCTTCGAGCAGGACCTTGAACGGCCAGTACTCGTCGGCCTTGAAGGCGCGGCGTTCCTTTTCGCGCTCGACCAGGATCTTGAGGGCCACGGACTGGACGCGCCCGGCGGAGATGCCGCGCTTGACGTTCTTCCACAGGATCGGGGAGATCTTGTAGCCCACCAGCCGGTCCAGGATGCGCCGGGCCTGCTGGGAGTCGAACAGGTTCTCGTTCAGGTCCTGGGCGTGCTCCAGGGCCTCCTTGACCGCGCGGGCCGTGATTTCGTTGAACTGGATGCGCCTGATCTTGTCGTTGACCGGCTTGAGCAGCTCGGCAACGTGCCAGGCGATGGCCTCACCCTCGCGGTCGGGGTCGGGGGCCAGGTAGACGGTGTCCGCCTTCTTGGCGGCGGCGCGCAGCCGCTTGACCACGTCCTCCTTGCCCTGGATGACCTCGTAGTGGGGGGCGAAGTCGTTCTCCTCGTCCACGCCCAGGTCGCGGGTGGGCAGGTCGCGCACGTGACCCACGGAGGCGTCCACGATGTAATCCTTGCCCAGGAATTTGGAGATGGTCTTCACCTTGGCGGGGGACTCGACGATGATCAGGTCTTTCGGCATGTTCGGCTCTCATATCAGGCTGTTGAACAGCGCGCGATTGCGCTCCTGCACTCGCGCATTCTTCAACAGACTGCTAGATTTTCCGGTCTGTTCCGCCGTTTTTCGGGGTCCGGCCGTCCCGAACGTCCCTTCCCGGCGGGCTGAGGGGGAGCTATGCCCGCTTTTTCCCCCGCTCGTCAAGCCTCTATATATAGATAATGGGTGAATTGTGATTTTTTCCCGAAGTCGGCATGGCCCCACCGTTACCGATTCTTCATTTTCAGGTAACCGACGGTCACCTGTCCGTCGGCCAATCGACGAATCCGCGACGTATACTTCTTGGACATTCCAACCCGCTTGAATCCAAGGAGAAACTATGCCTTCCGAACTGTTCAACCGCCGCGACTTCATGAAACTGGGCGGCCTTGCGGGCGTGGCCCTGGCCATGGCCGCCCTGCCCGCCACGGCCCAGGCCTCACCGGCCACCGTCAGCCTGGACGAATGTCTGGCCATGGACCCGCAGGCCATGGCCGACGCCTCCGGTCCGGTCTCCGCCTCCTGGCAGTCCATCCGGCAGGCGGCCTCGGCCATCCGCAACCCGGCCGTGCGCGCCAAGGTCCAGGCCATCCTGGACAACCCCTCGCCCACCCTGACCCGCGCCCTGGGCAGCGCCGAGAAAAAGGGAGTGTACAGCGAGCTGACCGCCAAGGGGCTGCTCAAGGACGTGGCCGAGGCCGACTTCCTGCCCCCGTCCCAGGGCAGCGCCGTCGCGCCCCAGCCGTTCTGGTCCGCGCCCGGCAGCGGCTATCAGAGCCACCACGCCTACCCCGGCGGGCTGTGCACCCACACCGGCTTGAACGTGCGCGTGTCCATGGCCCTGTACGACGGTTACCGGGAAGTGTACGACTACATGCTCGACCGCGACGTGGTCCTGGCCGCCCAGTTGCTCCACGACCTGCACAAGCCGTGGGTCTTCCAGTGGAACAAGAACGGCGAATCCCGGACCGAGCTGTCCCTGGCCGGGACCGGCGAGCACCACGTCCTGGGCGTGGCCGAGTCCATCGTCCGCGGCCTGCCCGCCGAGATCGTGGTGGCCCAGGCGTGCGCCCACAACCACCCGCGCACCGAGGCCGACGAGGCCCAGGTGGTCGGCTGGCTGACCGCAGCCGCCATCATCGCGGGCAAGGACCCGGTGGCATACGGGCTGCTCGCTCCCGGCGGCAAGACCCTGCCCCTGCCCCGCCGCCAGGAAGGATTCGTCACCCACCTGGGCGACCACGACTGGGTGCTCACCGTCCCCGCCGCCCAGTGGCTCATCCCGGTCATGGAGAAGGTGGCCGTGCGCGACTACAAGATCGCCCCGGCCGACCTCAAGAAGAAGCCGTTCAACCAGTTCCGCAACTACGTCTTTTCCCAGGCGACCATCATGTCCCTGTACGAGACCATGGCAGCCAAGGGCGAAGCCGAGCTCGTGCGGACCATCCACACCATCGTCATCCCCGCCTAGCCCCGCCGGCCAACAAAAAAGGGAGCCGTTGCGAAACGGCTCCCTGTTCTTTTTGCGGGTGGGGGCGGCTAGACCTTGGAGTCGAGATACGCCTTGAAGGCGGCGGCTCCGGGCTTGCCGTCGGCGGTGGTCACGCCGTCCAGCCACTTGCCGTACATGTCGGGATGGTCCTTGAGCCAGGCCAGGGCCGCCTGGACGGGCTTCAGGCCCTTGTCCCTGTACACGGCGGTCATGATCTGGTTCATCATGTCCACCGGGAAGACCATGTTCCTGAACAGCCTGGCCACGTTGGGATTGTCCTTGTCGAACCCCTTGCGGATATTGGTCCAGACCGTGGCCGTGCCGTTGTTGTCGCCGAAGGTATCGGCCGTGGAGCCGGTCAGGTAGGTCATGTCGATGCGCTCGTTCATGCTGTGCGGCGCCCAGCCCAGGAAAACGATCCACTTGTCGTTGGCGGCGAACGCCTGGGCCTCGGAAAGCATGGCCACCTCGCTGGACGCGACCAGCTTGAACTTGCCCAGTCCGAACAGGTTCTTGTCGATCATGTCCTGGATGATCAGGTTGCCGTCGTTGCCCGGCTCGATGCCGTAGATCTTCCAGTCCAGCTTGTCGCCGTATTTGGCGATGTCGCTGAAGTCCTTGAGCCCGGCCTCGGCGCAGTAGGTGGGGACGGCCAGGGTGTATTTGGCCCCGGGCA encodes:
- the cysS gene encoding cysteine--tRNA ligase, with product MRIYNTLKRQKEEFVPANNNDVNMYVCGITAYDLCHIGHARSSVVFDVLYRYLKSVGYNVNFIRNFTDIDDKIIKRAGEVGKEASEIAEKFIGEFYVDMDKLNIQRPTVEPKCTEHIPEMIELTQRLIDKGHAYPTPDGDVYFKVRSFEGYGKLSGRNIDELESGARIAPGEQKQDPLDFALWKGAKPGEPFWESPWGKGRPGWHLECSAMSEKYSPLPLDIHGGGQDLSFPHHENEVAQSEAATGKPFANYWVHNGFVQINSEKMSKSLGNFFTIRDILDKFLAETLRYFLLTMHYRSPLDFSFEALEEAEKGVKRIYSALNQVNAELAKTAWKKSPFPEELTAELEAIEKHFDEAMADDLNTAGALGHVFSAVRLAGRVCEDKNLRKSEGGRDFFERIKADVAKWAGVLGIFERDPAEFLTELRDNRAARAGIDPAKVQELLDARKQARADKDFAKSDAIRDELAAMQVEVKDTPQGATWDVL
- a CDS encoding 16S rRNA (guanine(527)-N(7))-methyltransferase RsmG, whose protein sequence is MADTNPTTDAVLEAASRLGRPVEPEQGALLAAYLDQLVKWNRKMNLVGKSDWRSVFDTLVVDSLFLADFLAGMNLPDRPLCLDFGAGAGLPGIPLRVLWQQGDYWLVEVREKRATFMKSVLGRLRLPATNVFAGRAEDALERLAQAGHQATADLILSRAFMPWQGLLDFIRPMLRNEPDRSGAAVILSNDPPPAESAIPTGWQLADVASYPAAGGERYFWSFRVE
- the topA gene encoding type I DNA topoisomerase is translated as MPKDLIIVESPAKVKTISKFLGKDYIVDASVGHVRDLPTRDLGVDEENDFAPHYEVIQGKEDVVKRLRAAAKKADTVYLAPDPDREGEAIAWHVAELLKPVNDKIRRIQFNEITARAVKEALEHAQDLNENLFDSQQARRILDRLVGYKISPILWKNVKRGISAGRVQSVALKILVEREKERRAFKADEYWPFKVLLEGGNPPPFWMDLHKLEDKAVKPGANHVSTASEAETLQQELENGAFTVDSVQEKQRKREPLPPYITSTLQQDANRRMGYSAKRTMSIAQRLYEGVELGTRGTTALITYMRTDSVRIAKEAQDAAKELILDRFGADYYPPKTRNFKTKGGAQDAHEAIRPVDVTITPESVKSFLPGEQYKLYRLVWQRFVASQMAAATFWDTTVLVSAPRTVWRAKGERLLFAGFLAAMDKAKSEDEAELPKLSEGEVLKLNELKKEQKFTQPPPRYSEASLVKTLEELGIGRPSTYAAIISTLLEREYARQEEKRFVPTELGFTVSDQLSEHFQALMDVGFTAQMETMLDDVADGKKDWKELLKNFGGDFYPTLEKARTEMGRSQQVTDIKCENCGKPMAVKFGKTGEFLGCTGFPACRTIKNFTRDEEGNIEVVDREKPEDTGVTCEKCGRPMAIKQSRRGEFLGCTGYPDCKSIVNFTRDADGNIQVVESEKPEVVGTCPDCGGELLLKKARTGSRFIACSNYPDCTYAAPFSTGVPCPNEGCDGELVEKSSRRGKLFYSCSAYPKCDYAVWNWPIKEECPKCGHPILTRKATKDKGEHIACPKKGCGYTRPIED
- a CDS encoding twin-arginine translocation signal domain-containing protein — translated: MPSELFNRRDFMKLGGLAGVALAMAALPATAQASPATVSLDECLAMDPQAMADASGPVSASWQSIRQAASAIRNPAVRAKVQAILDNPSPTLTRALGSAEKKGVYSELTAKGLLKDVAEADFLPPSQGSAVAPQPFWSAPGSGYQSHHAYPGGLCTHTGLNVRVSMALYDGYREVYDYMLDRDVVLAAQLLHDLHKPWVFQWNKNGESRTELSLAGTGEHHVLGVAESIVRGLPAEIVVAQACAHNHPRTEADEAQVVGWLTAAAIIAGKDPVAYGLLAPGGKTLPLPRRQEGFVTHLGDHDWVLTVPAAQWLIPVMEKVAVRDYKIAPADLKKKPFNQFRNYVFSQATIMSLYETMAAKGEAELVRTIHTIVIPA
- a CDS encoding ABC transporter substrate-binding protein, with product MSIGLRRILAVAFIVATLFCSSLTAFAADKITIASVSWTGVTIKSEVAVNVLESLGYQAENKVFSVPIVYSALSTGDADVFFGNWMPSMANVADKFFDKGTVVKYVANMPGAKYTLAVPTYCAEAGLKDFSDIAKYGDKLDWKIYGIEPGNDGNLIIQDMIDKNLFGLGKFKLVASSEVAMLSEAQAFAANDKWIVFLGWAPHSMNERIDMTYLTGSTADTFGDNNGTATVWTNIRKGFDKDNPNVARLFRNMVFPVDMMNQIMTAVYRDKGLKPVQAALAWLKDHPDMYGKWLDGVTTADGKPGAAAFKAYLDSKV